Proteins from a genomic interval of Lacticaseibacillus pabuli:
- a CDS encoding ISL3 family transposase, translating into MSQTDNILKLLEIPDTNITVQGIYQELRGRGAGRKRVQVITATLSYGLAQCPTCGFNTLHPNGHKRTHIKVKGATDKPIIIDLNKQRWRCANCQSTTMATTPLVARGHAIANNMSAYVMKLLKLGTPVTHVAMVTGISASSVQRIYQHELRLTPAKHLPMHLAFDEFRSVAGRFAFICIDSDSHRLVTMLDNRWNKTIKEFFMNRYSKAEREAVQSVSMDMNAAYQAIIPEVFPKAQIIIDRFHIIQLLGRALDQVRVSALRELKNHSSRQYKVLKADWRLFHKTNPEGQQRTFHQALKEQQTDYELMEIGLKDQPTLRVVYEEYQALHEAIMGHHTKRVTRILRSYRDNKSPLDVAVHTLVKNMSGVLAAVTAEYSNGPIEGINRRIKCLKRSCYGFKNPMNMFLRTYQLFA; encoded by the coding sequence ATGTCCCAAACTGATAATATACTTAAACTCCTTGAAATTCCAGACACTAACATCACGGTGCAGGGCATTTATCAAGAATTACGCGGGCGTGGCGCCGGACGCAAACGGGTTCAGGTGATTACGGCGACCTTGTCCTACGGCCTAGCCCAGTGTCCTACTTGTGGTTTCAACACCTTGCATCCGAACGGTCACAAGCGGACTCACATCAAGGTTAAGGGTGCCACGGATAAACCAATTATCATTGATCTTAATAAGCAGCGCTGGCGTTGCGCAAACTGTCAAAGCACCACCATGGCGACCACTCCGCTCGTAGCCCGTGGTCACGCAATTGCCAACAACATGAGTGCCTATGTCATGAAACTACTCAAACTTGGAACACCGGTCACGCACGTTGCCATGGTCACTGGCATCTCAGCGTCTTCGGTTCAACGTATTTACCAACATGAACTGAGACTAACGCCGGCCAAGCATTTACCCATGCATTTGGCCTTTGATGAATTCCGGTCAGTAGCTGGTCGCTTTGCGTTCATTTGTATCGATAGCGACTCACACCGGTTGGTCACCATGTTAGACAATCGCTGGAATAAAACCATCAAGGAGTTCTTCATGAATCGGTATTCTAAGGCCGAACGTGAGGCAGTCCAGAGCGTATCGATGGATATGAACGCGGCCTATCAAGCGATTATTCCAGAAGTGTTCCCCAAAGCCCAAATTATCATTGATCGATTCCACATTATTCAGCTACTCGGTCGAGCCCTGGATCAGGTGCGGGTCAGTGCCCTGAGGGAACTGAAGAACCATAGTAGCCGGCAATACAAAGTTCTCAAAGCCGATTGGCGTTTATTCCACAAAACAAATCCCGAAGGCCAGCAACGTACATTCCATCAGGCATTGAAGGAACAACAAACTGATTATGAACTGATGGAAATTGGCCTCAAAGATCAGCCCACATTACGCGTAGTGTATGAAGAGTACCAAGCCCTCCATGAGGCCATCATGGGGCACCATACAAAACGTGTGACTCGAATCCTCCGGTCCTATCGAGACAATAAATCGCCATTGGATGTCGCCGTGCATACACTTGTTAAAAATATGTCGGGTGTGCTGGCAGCAGTCACCGCGGAATACTCTAATGGTCCCATCGAAGGTATTAACCGGCGGATTAAGTGTTTGAAACGGTCGTGTTATGGCTTTAAGAACCCGATGAACATGTTCTTAAGAACCTATCAACTCTTCGCATAA
- the rplQ gene encoding 50S ribosomal protein L17 encodes MSYRKLGRTSSQRKALLRDLTTDLIINERIITTEARAKEVRSTTEKMITLGKRGDLHARRQAAAFIRKEVANVIDKDDTVVVQSALQKLFSDVAPRYADRKGGYTRILKTSPRRGDAAPMVIIELV; translated from the coding sequence ATGAGTTACCGGAAATTGGGACGTACCAGTTCCCAGCGTAAGGCACTTCTCCGTGACCTTACTACTGACCTAATTATCAACGAACGTATCATCACTACCGAAGCTCGCGCTAAGGAAGTACGTTCAACGACTGAAAAAATGATCACTCTCGGCAAGCGTGGAGATCTCCATGCACGTCGTCAGGCAGCTGCCTTCATTCGTAAGGAAGTTGCTAACGTGATTGACAAGGATGACACTGTTGTTGTTCAGTCCGCTCTGCAGAAGCTTTTTAGCGATGTTGCACCGCGTTACGCTGACCGCAAAGGTGGTTACACCCGTATTCTCAAGACGAGCCCTCGTCGTGGTGACGCTGCACCAATGGTTATCATCGAGCTCGTTTAG
- a CDS encoding adenylate kinase — protein sequence MNLILMGLPGAGKGTQAEKIVDKYPIAHISTGDMFRAAMANGTELGKQAKSYMDSGSLVPDEVTEGLVKERLQEKDTENGYMLDGFPRTIAQAEALETIAADLKKPLDAVINIDVDPAILGERLSARFICKTCGATYNKLYHMPKVEGTCDRCGGHEFFQRDDDKPETVQNRLKVNIEMNTPLLDFYADRKLLFTVNGDQDIDAVFAEINSILEAHK from the coding sequence GTGAATCTCATTCTTATGGGGTTGCCTGGTGCTGGTAAAGGTACTCAGGCAGAAAAAATCGTGGACAAGTACCCAATTGCCCACATCAGTACAGGTGACATGTTCCGTGCGGCTATGGCCAACGGAACTGAGCTCGGCAAGCAAGCCAAGTCTTACATGGACTCTGGTTCACTTGTTCCGGACGAAGTTACTGAGGGACTGGTTAAGGAGCGTTTGCAAGAGAAGGATACGGAAAACGGCTACATGTTAGACGGTTTCCCCCGGACGATTGCACAGGCCGAAGCATTGGAAACAATTGCCGCTGACCTGAAGAAGCCCCTTGATGCCGTTATCAACATTGACGTTGATCCAGCGATTCTGGGTGAGCGGCTTTCCGCTCGCTTCATCTGTAAGACTTGCGGTGCAACTTATAACAAGCTGTACCACATGCCTAAAGTTGAAGGAACATGTGACCGCTGCGGTGGTCACGAGTTCTTCCAGCGTGATGACGACAAGCCAGAAACCGTCCAGAACCGCCTCAAGGTCAACATTGAGATGAACACGCCCCTGCTTGATTTCTACGCTGACCGTAAGTTGCTGTTCACAGTAAATGGTGATCAGGACATTGACGCGGTATTCGCAGAAATTAATTCAATCCTTGAAGCACACAAGTAA
- the rplO gene encoding 50S ribosomal protein L15: MKLHELTPSEGSRHSIKRLGRGTSSGQGKTAGRGTKGQLARQGGKTRLGFEGGQMPLFRRMPKRGFNNINRKVYAVVNLGDLNRFDDGTEVNSAMLVEAGLVKNERDGIKLLGNGQLDKKLSIKVAKASKAAQDAVVAAGGSIEVI, encoded by the coding sequence ATGAAACTGCACGAATTGACACCAAGTGAAGGCTCCCGTCATTCCATCAAGCGTCTTGGCCGTGGTACTTCTAGCGGTCAGGGTAAGACTGCTGGTCGTGGTACTAAGGGTCAGCTTGCTCGCCAGGGTGGTAAGACCCGTCTCGGTTTCGAAGGTGGCCAGATGCCACTCTTCCGTCGTATGCCAAAGCGCGGCTTTAACAACATTAACCGCAAGGTATACGCCGTAGTTAACCTGGGCGACCTTAACCGTTTTGATGATGGCACTGAAGTTAACTCAGCTATGCTCGTTGAAGCAGGCCTTGTTAAGAACGAACGCGACGGCATTAAGTTGCTCGGTAACGGTCAGCTTGACAAGAAGCTTTCTATCAAAGTAGCTAAGGCATCCAAGGCAGCGCAAGACGCTGTCGTCGCTGCAGGCGGTTCGATTGAGGTGATCTAA
- a CDS encoding DNA-directed RNA polymerase subunit alpha, with protein sequence MIEFEKPNITKVEENSNYGKFVIEPLERGYGTTLGNSLRRILLSSLPGAAVSSIQIDGVLHEFSTIDGVLEDVTQIILNIKKLALKMHGDDDKTAEINIEGPATVTAADIKTDADVDVLNPEQYICTVAEGASLHMRMNVKTGRGYVPADQNKDDDMPIGVIAVDSIFTPISRVNYQVESARVGRRSDFDKLTLDVWTNGSINPREAIALAAKILTEHLSIFVDLTDEAKNTEVMVEKEEDHKEKMLEMTIEELDLSVRSYNCLKRAGINTVQELTDKTEAEMMKVRNLGRKSLEEVKNKLSDLGLSLRQDD encoded by the coding sequence ATGATCGAATTTGAAAAGCCAAACATCACCAAGGTTGAAGAAAACAGCAACTACGGGAAGTTTGTCATTGAGCCACTCGAACGCGGGTATGGTACAACACTCGGCAATTCGTTGCGGCGAATTTTACTTTCATCTTTGCCTGGGGCCGCGGTCTCAAGCATCCAGATTGACGGCGTGCTCCACGAGTTCTCCACAATCGATGGGGTGCTCGAGGACGTCACCCAAATCATCCTTAACATCAAGAAGCTTGCTTTGAAGATGCACGGTGATGACGATAAGACAGCTGAAATTAACATTGAAGGTCCTGCGACTGTTACGGCAGCCGATATCAAGACTGATGCTGATGTCGATGTCCTTAACCCTGAGCAGTACATCTGCACAGTAGCTGAAGGTGCTTCATTGCACATGCGGATGAATGTGAAGACGGGACGTGGCTACGTTCCAGCTGATCAGAACAAGGACGATGACATGCCAATTGGCGTTATCGCTGTTGACTCGATTTTTACCCCAATTAGCCGGGTTAACTACCAGGTTGAAAGCGCACGTGTTGGTCGTCGGAGTGACTTTGATAAGCTCACGCTCGACGTTTGGACTAATGGTTCAATTAACCCACGCGAAGCAATCGCCCTGGCCGCAAAGATTTTGACAGAACACCTGTCAATCTTCGTGGACCTGACTGACGAAGCTAAGAACACCGAAGTCATGGTTGAGAAGGAAGAAGATCACAAGGAAAAGATGCTCGAGATGACAATCGAAGAGCTTGACCTTTCCGTGCGTTCTTACAACTGCTTGAAGCGTGCTGGTATCAACACGGTTCAGGAACTCACCGATAAGACTGAAGCTGAAATGATGAAGGTGCGCAATTTGGGTCGCAAGTCTCTTGAGGAAGTTAAGAACAAGCTTTCCGACTTGGGTCTCAGTCTGCGCCAGGATGACTAA
- the rpmJ gene encoding 50S ribosomal protein L36, translated as MKVRPSVKKMCEHCKVVRRKGRVMIICSANPKHKQRQGS; from the coding sequence ATGAAAGTACGTCCATCAGTTAAGAAAATGTGCGAGCACTGCAAAGTTGTACGCCGCAAGGGTCGCGTTATGATTATTTGCTCCGCAAACCCAAAGCACAAGCAGCGTCAGGGCTCATAA
- the rpsK gene encoding 30S ribosomal protein S11, producing the protein MATRKTTRKRRVRKHIEAGVAHIHSTFNNTLVMITDPQGNAIAWSSAGALGFKGSRKSTPFAAQMAAEAAAKEAMEHGMKSVEVAVKGPGSGREAAIRAIAAAGIDVTAIRDVTPVPHNGSRPPKRRRV; encoded by the coding sequence ATGGCAACACGTAAGACAACACGTAAGCGTCGTGTTCGTAAGCACATCGAAGCCGGTGTCGCTCACATCCACTCCACTTTCAACAACACCCTGGTTATGATCACTGATCCTCAGGGTAACGCAATTGCTTGGTCTTCCGCTGGTGCTCTTGGTTTCAAGGGTTCCCGTAAGTCCACACCATTTGCTGCCCAAATGGCCGCAGAAGCTGCAGCCAAAGAAGCTATGGAACACGGTATGAAGTCCGTTGAAGTAGCTGTTAAGGGACCAGGTTCAGGCCGTGAAGCTGCTATCCGTGCGATTGCAGCTGCTGGTATCGACGTCACCGCTATCCGCGATGTTACGCCAGTGCCTCACAACGGTTCTCGTCCTCCAAAGCGGCGTCGGGTGTAG
- the secY gene encoding preprotein translocase subunit SecY — translation MIATLKNALTVKDIRKKLLFTLLVLLVYRLGAQISVPGINAAALTKIGSTGLISILDTVSGGGLSNYSIFAMGVSPYITAQIVIQLLQMDIVPKFVEWSKQGEVGRRKLNQWTRYLTIFLGLFQAIGITAGFQALSQFGLVKNPSISTYIVLGIILTGGTMLLTWMGEQITDKGLGNGISLIIFAGIIARLPQGISQLWTDQIVNNNPSDRWKGALFLLALALLIIIVITFVTWFQQANRKIPIQYTRRVTSAGDNSYLPLKINVAGVIPVIFASSFIVTPQTILMAFQKTHGSDGWYIALTNIFSMQKPAGIVVYTILIVLFTFFYAFVQVNPEKVAENLTKQGSYIPGVWPGKNTEKYLTSVLMRLSTVGALFLGLVALLPQLAAALWGLPQSIGLGGTSLLIVVMTAIELARQINGLVMKREYVGFIREDLIKK, via the coding sequence ATGATTGCGACCCTCAAAAACGCGCTTACGGTTAAGGACATCCGTAAAAAGTTGCTCTTCACCTTGCTCGTTTTACTGGTTTATCGCTTAGGGGCTCAAATCTCAGTGCCCGGCATTAACGCCGCCGCATTGACTAAGATCGGCTCAACCGGGCTGATCTCAATTCTGGACACAGTTAGTGGTGGTGGATTGTCAAACTACTCCATCTTCGCGATGGGGGTTTCACCATACATCACCGCACAGATTGTGATTCAGTTGTTGCAAATGGATATTGTTCCCAAGTTCGTTGAATGGAGTAAGCAAGGTGAAGTTGGCCGGCGTAAGCTGAACCAATGGACCCGTTACCTCACGATTTTCTTGGGGCTGTTCCAAGCTATCGGGATTACCGCTGGTTTCCAGGCTCTTTCCCAATTTGGTTTGGTGAAGAACCCTAGCATCAGCACGTACATTGTTCTCGGTATTATCCTGACGGGTGGCACGATGTTGCTAACCTGGATGGGTGAACAAATCACCGATAAGGGTCTCGGTAACGGGATTTCCCTTATCATCTTCGCGGGTATTATTGCCCGCCTTCCTCAAGGTATTTCGCAGTTGTGGACCGATCAAATCGTAAACAACAACCCGTCAGACCGTTGGAAGGGTGCTTTGTTCTTGCTGGCACTCGCTTTGCTCATTATCATCGTGATTACTTTTGTCACCTGGTTCCAGCAAGCTAACCGCAAGATTCCGATTCAGTACACCCGTCGCGTGACAAGTGCAGGAGATAACTCCTACTTGCCCCTGAAGATTAACGTTGCCGGTGTTATCCCAGTTATCTTTGCCAGTTCATTCATCGTAACGCCTCAGACAATTCTGATGGCGTTCCAGAAGACACACGGCAGCGACGGCTGGTACATCGCTTTGACTAACATTTTCAGCATGCAGAAACCAGCGGGGATTGTAGTCTACACCATTCTGATTGTCCTGTTCACCTTCTTCTACGCCTTCGTTCAGGTTAACCCTGAAAAGGTTGCGGAGAACTTGACCAAACAAGGCAGTTACATTCCAGGTGTTTGGCCTGGTAAGAACACGGAGAAATATCTCACAAGTGTTCTGATGCGACTGTCAACTGTCGGCGCTTTGTTCCTGGGTCTTGTCGCACTGCTTCCGCAGCTTGCAGCAGCACTCTGGGGCTTGCCACAGTCAATCGGTCTTGGTGGTACTAGTCTTCTGATTGTGGTCATGACCGCCATTGAACTGGCACGTCAGATCAACGGGTTAGTGATGAAGCGCGAGTACGTCGGCTTCATCCGTGAAGACCTAATCAAGAAGTAG
- the infA gene encoding translation initiation factor IF-1: MAKDDVIEIQGTVVDNLPNAMFQVELENGAKVLAHVSGKIRMHYIRILPGDRVTVELSPYDLTKGRITYRFK, from the coding sequence GTGGCAAAAGACGATGTCATTGAAATTCAGGGCACCGTGGTGGATAACCTACCCAACGCGATGTTCCAAGTCGAGCTTGAGAATGGTGCCAAGGTTTTGGCCCACGTCTCCGGCAAAATTCGTATGCATTATATTCGGATTCTGCCAGGTGACCGTGTGACAGTTGAACTGTCACCGTACGACCTGACGAAAGGCCGAATCACCTACCGTTTCAAGTAG
- a CDS encoding energy-coupling factor ABC transporter ATP-binding protein yields the protein MSKIIQINNLSYTYPEAQQPALDDVSLQVEAGDWVAVIGHNGSGKSTLAKNMLGLLEPSAGQIQIAGMTLSEQTVWDIRAQVGIVFQNPDNQFVGATVADDVAFGLENRAVPRDEMIQRVADALKTVKMSEFANREPAHLSGGQKQRVAIAGVVAQRPQVLILDEATSMLDPAGRRDVVNLIHELKDQMNLTVLSITHDLQEAARADDVIVLDNGHVVQTGSPAQIFASGSQLAKYGLDVPYAERLKEGLRAHGLDMPSDYLSEEGLVDYLWTLSSTM from the coding sequence ATGAGCAAGATTATTCAAATTAATAACTTGAGCTATACCTATCCCGAGGCGCAACAACCCGCCCTCGATGATGTTAGTCTTCAGGTCGAGGCTGGCGACTGGGTGGCTGTCATTGGCCATAATGGGAGCGGCAAGAGCACCCTGGCCAAAAATATGCTCGGTCTCCTTGAGCCTAGTGCGGGTCAAATCCAAATTGCCGGGATGACGCTGAGCGAGCAGACCGTCTGGGACATTCGGGCGCAAGTCGGGATAGTTTTCCAGAACCCCGACAACCAGTTTGTGGGGGCGACTGTCGCCGATGACGTGGCATTTGGCCTTGAAAATCGGGCAGTCCCGCGTGATGAGATGATTCAGCGGGTTGCGGATGCCCTCAAGACGGTCAAAATGTCGGAGTTTGCCAACCGTGAACCAGCACATTTGTCTGGCGGGCAAAAGCAACGGGTTGCGATTGCGGGCGTTGTTGCGCAGCGTCCTCAGGTTCTCATTCTAGATGAGGCGACATCGATGTTGGATCCGGCTGGCCGGCGGGATGTCGTGAACCTGATTCATGAGTTGAAAGACCAGATGAATCTCACCGTGCTGTCAATCACCCATGATTTGCAAGAGGCGGCGCGTGCAGACGATGTGATTGTCTTGGACAACGGACACGTTGTTCAGACCGGGAGTCCGGCACAAATTTTTGCTAGCGGGTCGCAACTCGCAAAATACGGTCTTGATGTGCCTTATGCCGAACGACTGAAGGAAGGTTTGCGGGCACACGGCCTGGATATGCCGTCTGACTATTTAAGTGAGGAAGGGTTGGTGGATTACCTGTGGACATTGTCTTCGACCATGTAA
- the rpsM gene encoding 30S ribosomal protein S13, which translates to MARIAGVDLPRNKQIVIGLTYIYGIGNTTAKKVLADAGVPETVRVSDLTPDQEDKIRQGVDNIRVEGDLRREVNLNIKRLMEIGAYRGIRHRKGLPVRGQHTKNNARTRKGKKTTIAGKKK; encoded by the coding sequence ATGGCTCGTATCGCAGGTGTCGACTTGCCCCGTAACAAGCAGATCGTAATTGGTCTGACTTACATTTACGGTATCGGCAACACGACTGCTAAGAAGGTTCTGGCTGATGCCGGTGTTCCAGAGACCGTTCGCGTTTCTGACCTTACACCAGACCAGGAAGATAAGATCCGCCAAGGTGTTGATAACATCCGCGTCGAAGGTGACCTTCGTCGTGAAGTTAACCTCAACATCAAGCGGCTCATGGAAATTGGCGCTTACCGTGGCATCCGTCACCGTAAGGGTCTTCCAGTTCGCGGTCAGCATACCAAGAACAACGCTCGTACCCGCAAAGGTAAGAAAACTACCATTGCCGGGAAGAAGAAGTAA
- the rpmD gene encoding 50S ribosomal protein L30 produces the protein MAQLKITLIKSAVHRLPKQRKIVKEIGLGRVNSSVIKPDNAATRGVIFQISHLVSVEEIKD, from the coding sequence ATGGCTCAATTGAAGATTACGTTGATTAAGAGCGCGGTTCACCGTCTGCCTAAGCAACGCAAAATCGTCAAGGAAATCGGTCTTGGCCGTGTTAACAGTTCTGTTATCAAGCCAGACAACGCCGCTACCCGCGGTGTTATCTTCCAGATTTCCCACCTTGTTTCCGTCGAGGAAATTAAGGACTAA